A stretch of the Flavobacterium sp. 5 genome encodes the following:
- a CDS encoding GlxA family transcriptional regulator codes for MNHLTIIVPEGENNLSSIVGAYKIFSRANDYWKQTKNTELFTIQLAGISKEVGFYDGLFSVRPHVNIAEITKTNLIIIPSLNHNYVKALEGNKTLINWIEKQYKNGAEVASICTGAFMLASSGLLDGKSCSTHWAAAENFRTMFPKVNLQTDRLITDENGIYTNGGAYSFLNLIIYLIEKYFDRQTAIYCSKVFQIEMDRNSQSEFAIFTGQKLHEDDTVKKAQSYIESKLHEKISVEHLSSTFSVSRRNFDRRFIKATGNTPVEYMQRVKVESAKKAFESSRKTINEVMYEVGYSDVKAFREVFKRITGMSPIDYRSKYNKEVML; via the coding sequence ATGAACCATCTTACTATAATTGTTCCAGAGGGTGAAAATAATTTAAGTAGTATTGTTGGTGCTTATAAAATATTTTCAAGAGCCAATGACTATTGGAAGCAAACTAAGAATACCGAATTGTTTACTATTCAGTTGGCGGGTATTTCTAAAGAGGTTGGATTTTATGATGGACTGTTTTCAGTAAGACCTCATGTGAATATTGCTGAAATAACCAAAACCAATTTGATTATTATTCCATCATTGAATCACAATTATGTAAAAGCTTTGGAAGGAAACAAAACTTTAATTAATTGGATTGAGAAGCAATATAAAAATGGGGCAGAGGTTGCAAGTATTTGCACGGGAGCTTTTATGCTAGCTTCATCAGGTTTATTGGATGGTAAAAGTTGTTCTACACATTGGGCAGCTGCCGAAAATTTTAGAACTATGTTTCCCAAGGTCAATTTACAAACCGATAGATTGATTACAGATGAGAATGGAATTTATACCAATGGGGGTGCGTATTCTTTTCTAAATTTAATTATTTATCTGATAGAGAAATATTTCGATAGACAAACCGCTATTTATTGTTCCAAGGTTTTTCAGATTGAAATGGATAGAAATAGCCAGTCTGAATTTGCCATCTTTACTGGGCAGAAATTACATGAAGATGATACTGTAAAAAAAGCACAATCCTATATTGAGAGTAAACTACATGAAAAAATTTCTGTAGAACATTTGTCCTCTACGTTTTCGGTGAGCCGAAGAAACTTTGATAGACGTTTTATTAAAGCTACTGGTAATACTCCTGTAGAATATATGCAAAGGGTAAAAGTAGAATCGGCAAAAAAAGCTTTTGAAAGCAGTCGAAAAACCATTAATGAAGTAATGTATGAAGTAGGATATTCGGATGTAAAAGCGTTTCGGGAAGTATTTAAAAGAATAACAGGTATGTCACCAATTGATTACCGAAGTAAATATAATAAAGAAGTTATGCTTTGA
- a CDS encoding SRPBCC domain-containing protein, translated as METETKNYTFSIESSQTPENIFETLIDVRKWWIGLFGEDIQGNSNTLNEEFTFNAGNGVHYTKHRLIELVPNQKIVWLVTESNLSFAEKTDEWTNTKFGFEISKLGDKSKVTFTHQGLVPKFECYGNCSSAWTQYLENLAEKLK; from the coding sequence ATGGAAACAGAAACTAAAAATTATACTTTCAGTATTGAATCGTCCCAAACGCCAGAAAATATTTTTGAAACGCTAATTGATGTTCGAAAATGGTGGATAGGTTTGTTTGGAGAAGATATTCAAGGTAACAGCAATACACTCAACGAAGAGTTTACATTTAATGCTGGAAATGGAGTACATTATACCAAACATCGATTGATTGAATTAGTGCCTAACCAAAAAATCGTCTGGCTGGTAACAGAGAGTAATCTTTCCTTTGCTGAAAAAACAGATGAATGGACCAACACAAAATTTGGTTTTGAAATATCAAAACTAGGAGACAAAAGCAAAGTTACTTTCACTCATCAAGGCTTAGTTCCTAAATTTGAATGCTATGGGAATTGCTCAAGCGCATGGACTCAGTATTTAGAAAACCTTGCTGAGAAACTGAAATAA
- a CDS encoding ATPase: MENQDFTSTILVDKTQTEAYNAIQNFKAWWSEDIEGETDQLGETFFYHYKDLHLCKIKLIEKVQNQKLVYQVLANEFNFIEDKTEWVNTKLVFDISIEGTETKVVFTHEGLTPTDECYNICHDAWTGFIQNSLKNLINTGKGQPNPKDGTNEINAENIKKWNITN, translated from the coding sequence ATGGAAAATCAAGATTTTACATCGACCATTTTGGTTGATAAAACACAAACCGAAGCCTACAATGCAATTCAAAATTTTAAAGCTTGGTGGAGCGAAGATATTGAGGGCGAAACAGATCAACTAGGTGAAACTTTTTTCTATCATTACAAAGACCTTCACCTATGCAAAATAAAACTTATTGAAAAAGTTCAAAACCAGAAGTTAGTCTACCAAGTGCTAGCAAATGAATTTAATTTCATCGAAGATAAAACGGAATGGGTAAATACCAAACTTGTTTTTGATATTTCTATAGAAGGTACTGAAACCAAAGTCGTATTTACACACGAAGGTTTAACACCAACTGATGAATGCTATAATATATGTCATGATGCCTGGACAGGATTTATTCAAAACAGTTTAAAGAACTTAATTAATACAGGCAAAGGACAACCCAATCCAAAAGATGGAACCAACGAAATTAATGCTGAGAACATCAAAAAATGGAATATCACCAATTAA
- a CDS encoding nuclear transport factor 2 family protein — MNDKIKQAITDFVKGGDNSDTILLEKVLHKDFRVTNNGFMGTSGVTVIDKQKYLANIRDGIFGGLPRIMTIENIDVNNTIASVKLRLESSENYFVSYNSLVLDTDNEWRIINNLAVVETKK; from the coding sequence ATGAACGACAAGATAAAACAAGCCATTACAGATTTTGTAAAAGGTGGTGATAACAGCGATACAATACTTTTGGAAAAAGTATTACATAAAGACTTTCGTGTAACCAATAATGGTTTTATGGGAACTTCGGGAGTAACAGTAATTGACAAACAAAAATATTTGGCTAACATTCGAGACGGAATTTTTGGTGGACTCCCAAGAATAATGACAATTGAAAATATTGATGTGAACAATACAATTGCTTCAGTTAAACTTCGTTTGGAGAGTTCGGAAAATTATTTTGTTTCCTACAATTCATTGGTTTTGGATACTGATAATGAATGGAGAATAATAAATAATTTAGCCGTTGTTGAAACAAAAAAATAA
- a CDS encoding nuclear transport factor 2 family protein, producing the protein MTKEFATAFAEEWVTAWNSHDLNIILSHYSEDFSIESPLALKRFPETKGTVVGKDNVRNYWTWGLENNPTLKFELLDLLIGVNSLTIYYINTATSRKAVEVMSFNSDMKVDKAIVNYSE; encoded by the coding sequence ATGACAAAAGAATTTGCAACAGCATTTGCCGAAGAATGGGTAACAGCATGGAACTCTCACGATCTTAATATAATACTATCTCATTATTCTGAAGACTTTTCAATTGAAAGTCCATTAGCTTTAAAACGATTTCCTGAAACGAAAGGAACTGTAGTTGGAAAAGATAATGTTAGAAACTATTGGACTTGGGGATTAGAAAATAATCCAACCTTAAAATTTGAACTTTTAGACTTATTAATTGGAGTGAATAGTCTGACCATTTATTATATCAACACTGCAACAAGTAGAAAAGCCGTAGAAGTGATGAGTTTCAATAGTGATATGAAAGTAGATAAAGCCATTGTAAATTATTCGGAATAA
- a CDS encoding AraC family transcriptional regulator has product MEIVLNAGVNLLSSFADKLNTTIDSSGKVIIPEQFGNGYLQGFIFNKNLRMMIQNFELKEDLMVKRTFAQNDTEKVIITFHNFFLSNAENYDSTINTKKLQSIQVFSGKLETEKFFSSKTLFKSIIIGIEIAYLKELLKGDYENTILNTITGKDKSFLFEELMPASIQKVVHEMLVNPIPSNLNNFYHKVKAEELICLLIAELLKRENAAMSALNIDDVQTIYKIRDTMLKQLEIAPNLDELATIANFSKSKLKRLFKQIFGTSLFNYYQSFRMQEAANLLREHKLSVSEVGFRLGFSNLSHFTRLFEAHIGVKPKRWSMES; this is encoded by the coding sequence ATGGAGATAGTATTGAATGCTGGAGTTAATTTATTAAGTAGCTTTGCAGATAAGCTTAATACGACTATTGATAGTAGTGGCAAAGTCATTATTCCAGAGCAATTTGGTAATGGGTACTTGCAAGGTTTTATTTTTAACAAAAACCTTAGGATGATGATTCAGAATTTTGAGCTAAAAGAAGATTTGATGGTAAAAAGAACTTTTGCGCAAAATGATACTGAAAAAGTTATTATCACGTTTCACAATTTCTTTTTATCAAATGCTGAAAATTATGATTCGACTATTAATACAAAAAAGCTGCAGTCGATTCAGGTTTTTTCAGGGAAGTTAGAAACAGAAAAGTTTTTTTCAAGCAAGACTTTGTTTAAATCAATTATAATAGGCATTGAAATAGCATATCTCAAAGAATTGCTAAAGGGAGATTATGAAAACACTATTCTAAACACTATTACAGGTAAAGACAAGTCATTTTTGTTTGAAGAACTGATGCCAGCAAGCATACAAAAAGTGGTTCATGAAATGTTGGTAAATCCTATTCCAAGCAATTTAAATAATTTTTATCACAAGGTAAAAGCGGAAGAATTGATATGTCTATTGATTGCCGAACTGTTAAAAAGAGAAAATGCAGCCATGTCAGCATTGAATATTGACGATGTACAGACAATTTATAAAATACGAGACACAATGCTCAAACAATTGGAAATTGCACCTAATCTTGACGAATTGGCAACCATTGCTAATTTTAGTAAATCGAAGCTCAAACGTCTTTTCAAGCAAATTTTTGGCACTAGTCTTTTTAATTATTATCAATCCTTCCGAATGCAGGAAGCTGCCAATTTACTTCGGGAGCATAAACTTTCAGTATCGGAAGTAGGTTTCCGCTTAGGTTTCAGTAATCTGAGTCATTTCACCAGACTTTTTGAAGCGCATATTGGTGTGAAACCAAAGCGTTGGAGTATGGAGAGTTAG
- a CDS encoding NAD(P)/FAD-dependent oxidoreductase, with protein sequence MNLLKDKTLAIIGGGPSGLTLARLLQLKGANVKVYERDFNKNARVQGTILDLHFESGLKAIESAGLTNTFKDNYSPGADRARVVDENATLYYDKLNQESTGDFGDEWFRPEIERFALRKILLDSLQPDTVVWDSHIVSLENNTNAWKIFFENGSTATADIIIGADGANSKIRPFVTPIKPFYSGVTFLQCDVYSSEKKKIHDLLKDGKIMGYGDSRMLTIVTKNDGHLLFGASWKEDINWSKDRGIDFKDNKQVLEWFKKEYSNWDPIWHELFECEKYEFKPRPLYCMPLDQYWEAQSNITLLGDAAHLMPPFAGEGVNMAMLDALELSENLTNGEFTSLKSAIANYEKQMFARFAEIGKITMNNTEWMHSPDGLKKILLLIQSKTKNTTA encoded by the coding sequence ATGAATCTACTAAAAGACAAAACTCTAGCCATCATAGGTGGTGGTCCAAGCGGACTAACATTGGCAAGACTTTTACAACTCAAAGGAGCAAATGTAAAAGTATATGAAAGAGATTTTAATAAAAACGCAAGAGTACAAGGCACTATCCTTGACTTACATTTTGAGTCGGGTTTAAAAGCAATTGAATCAGCAGGTTTGACGAATACCTTCAAAGACAACTACAGTCCTGGTGCCGACAGAGCCAGAGTTGTTGATGAAAATGCAACCCTCTATTATGATAAACTTAATCAAGAGTCGACTGGTGATTTTGGCGATGAATGGTTCCGTCCCGAAATTGAAAGATTCGCATTGAGAAAAATTCTATTAGATTCCCTTCAGCCCGACACAGTCGTTTGGGACAGCCATATTGTTTCGCTTGAAAACAATACCAATGCTTGGAAAATATTTTTTGAAAATGGCAGTACTGCTACAGCCGATATAATTATTGGAGCAGATGGTGCAAATTCCAAAATCCGTCCATTCGTTACACCAATTAAGCCTTTTTATTCGGGCGTTACTTTTTTACAGTGTGATGTTTATAGCAGTGAAAAAAAGAAAATTCATGACCTTTTGAAAGATGGAAAAATCATGGGCTATGGTGATTCTAGAATGTTAACTATTGTTACCAAAAATGATGGTCATTTGCTTTTTGGTGCCAGTTGGAAAGAAGACATCAATTGGAGCAAGGATAGAGGAATTGACTTTAAAGATAACAAACAAGTTTTGGAATGGTTTAAAAAAGAGTACTCCAATTGGGATCCTATTTGGCACGAATTGTTTGAATGCGAAAAATACGAATTCAAGCCCAGACCATTGTACTGTATGCCATTAGATCAATATTGGGAAGCGCAATCTAATATAACATTGCTTGGAGATGCTGCACACCTAATGCCTCCTTTTGCAGGCGAAGGTGTAAATATGGCGATGCTTGATGCCTTAGAATTAAGCGAAAATTTAACCAACGGAGAATTTACTTCTTTAAAATCGGCAATAGCGAATTACGAAAAACAGATGTTTGCAAGATTTGCCGAAATTGGAAAAATCACAATGAATAACACCGAATGGATGCACTCGCCTGATGGACTAAAAAAAATACTACTATTAATCCAATCTAAAACTAAAAATACTACTGCATAA
- a CDS encoding AraC family transcriptional regulator translates to MNTELELRTALPDPTLSEFVGSFWMLVNNSDKDRELAVLPDGRVDVLFSYSSKEPFDAMLMDLDRHSSQTIFASTATIFAVSFKLLAVEYILETSIADQKNHPLVLPDNFWDIGIDDLNDFDRFIKKISEKIHQILKEKKIDDKKRKLFEHIYASDGSLTVKELADKSFWSSRQINRYFNQYIGISLKEYCNILRFKASWPQIKEGKFFPEQNFTDQAHFIKTVKKHSGLTPKGLNKNENDRFIQFLDLPKK, encoded by the coding sequence ATGAATACCGAACTAGAATTAAGAACTGCTCTACCCGACCCCACGCTTTCTGAGTTTGTAGGTAGCTTTTGGATGCTTGTTAATAATTCTGATAAAGACAGGGAACTGGCTGTTTTGCCCGATGGAAGAGTTGATGTACTTTTTTCTTATTCTAGCAAAGAGCCGTTCGATGCCATGCTTATGGATTTGGACAGACATTCTTCGCAAACCATATTTGCATCCACAGCCACCATTTTTGCGGTTAGCTTCAAATTACTTGCTGTCGAATATATTCTGGAAACTTCTATTGCCGACCAAAAAAATCATCCATTGGTACTGCCCGATAACTTTTGGGATATCGGCATTGATGATCTAAATGACTTTGACCGTTTTATAAAGAAGATTTCAGAAAAAATCCACCAAATTCTCAAAGAAAAAAAAATAGACGATAAAAAGCGTAAATTATTTGAACACATTTATGCTTCAGATGGTTCATTGACCGTAAAAGAATTAGCTGATAAATCATTTTGGTCAAGCCGACAAATCAATCGCTACTTTAATCAATATATTGGAATCTCCTTAAAAGAATATTGCAACATTCTGCGATTCAAAGCATCCTGGCCACAAATCAAAGAGGGCAAATTTTTCCCTGAACAAAATTTTACAGACCAAGCTCATTTCATTAAAACTGTCAAAAAACATTCGGGATTGACCCCAAAAGGATTGAATAAAAATGAGAATGACCGATTTATACAATTTTTAGACTTACCCAAAAAGTAA
- a CDS encoding NAD(P)/FAD-dependent oxidoreductase — translation MNLLKNKTIAIIGGGPGGLTLARLLQKKGADVKVYERDFNREVRAQGATLDLHHESALKALEEAGLMDAFKANYRPDADRLRIVDENAEIFFDEHHENSKGDFGDEWFRPEIDRGPLRNLLLDSLAADTVVWDSHILSLEEIDNQWKIIFQNGNTATADIVIGADGANSKIRPFVTPIKPFYSGVTVLMGNIYDSEKNTPRINALLQGGKIMGFGNSQTLSVSAKGDGSLDFYAGWNIDPDWIKNADIDFKNDSQVLEWFKKEYSNWDSIWLELFEAEKNYLIPNPLYCMPLDQSWEAQSNITLIGDAAHLMPPYAGEGVNMAMLDALQLSESLTSENFTDLKSAIAHYEKQMFERFAEVGKETLDNTDWMHSPNGLKKIIEMFNWESN, via the coding sequence ATGAATTTACTTAAAAACAAAACAATAGCCATCATTGGCGGAGGACCAGGGGGATTAACATTAGCTAGACTTTTACAAAAAAAAGGTGCTGATGTAAAAGTATACGAAAGAGATTTTAATAGAGAGGTAAGAGCGCAAGGTGCTACACTTGACTTGCATCACGAATCGGCATTAAAAGCACTTGAAGAAGCGGGTTTGATGGATGCTTTCAAAGCAAATTATAGACCCGATGCAGATCGACTTCGTATAGTTGATGAAAATGCAGAAATTTTCTTTGATGAACATCACGAAAACAGTAAAGGTGATTTTGGCGATGAATGGTTTAGACCCGAAATTGATCGTGGACCACTGCGAAATCTTTTATTAGATTCTTTAGCAGCAGACACCGTTGTGTGGGACAGTCATATTCTTTCGCTTGAAGAAATCGATAACCAATGGAAAATTATTTTTCAAAATGGTAATACTGCCACTGCCGATATTGTAATTGGGGCAGATGGTGCTAATTCAAAAATTCGTCCATTTGTTACGCCAATCAAACCTTTTTATTCAGGTGTTACGGTATTGATGGGGAATATTTACGATTCTGAGAAAAATACACCTAGAATTAACGCCTTATTACAAGGTGGGAAAATAATGGGTTTTGGCAATTCACAGACATTAAGTGTAAGTGCCAAAGGCGATGGAAGTTTAGATTTTTACGCAGGTTGGAACATAGATCCCGATTGGATTAAAAACGCTGATATTGATTTTAAAAATGACTCACAAGTTTTAGAATGGTTCAAGAAAGAATACTCGAATTGGGACAGTATTTGGCTTGAATTATTTGAAGCCGAAAAGAATTATCTCATACCAAATCCTTTGTATTGTATGCCCTTAGACCAATCTTGGGAAGCACAATCTAACATTACATTAATTGGTGATGCAGCACACCTTATGCCTCCTTATGCTGGCGAAGGTGTAAACATGGCAATGCTCGATGCTTTGCAATTAAGCGAAAGTTTAACCAGCGAAAATTTCACTGATTTAAAATCGGCGATAGCACATTATGAAAAACAAATGTTCGAAAGATTTGCCGAAGTAGGAAAAGAAACATTGGATAATACTGACTGGATGCACTCCCCTAATGGGTTAAAAAAAATAATAGAAATGTTTAATTGGGAGTCTAACTAA
- a CDS encoding Crp/Fnr family transcriptional regulator, with protein sequence MSEIFKHHLEKFIEVNDTEFLDILAFFQVVKVRKKENLLLEGQICKSNYFVLNGCLRKFFVNEKGTEQTTEFAIENWWITDNIAYENQQASEFYIQAVENSEILVIDHHSQEKLLAEFPKMERYFRFIFQRAYAASQMRIKYLYSFSKEDFYHQLNSKYPDFVQRIPQYLIASFLGFTPEYLSEIRNKKRS encoded by the coding sequence ATGTCCGAAATATTCAAACACCATTTAGAAAAATTCATCGAAGTAAATGATACTGAATTCCTCGATATTTTAGCTTTTTTTCAGGTTGTAAAAGTCCGAAAGAAAGAGAATTTACTTCTCGAAGGTCAAATATGTAAATCAAATTATTTTGTTCTTAACGGCTGTTTGAGGAAATTTTTTGTCAATGAAAAAGGGACTGAACAAACTACCGAGTTCGCCATCGAAAATTGGTGGATTACCGACAATATCGCTTACGAAAACCAACAAGCTTCCGAATTTTATATTCAAGCTGTCGAAAATTCAGAGATTTTAGTCATTGATCATCATTCGCAGGAAAAATTATTAGCAGAATTTCCTAAAATGGAACGCTATTTCAGGTTCATTTTCCAGCGGGCTTATGCCGCTTCTCAAATGCGGATAAAATATTTATATAGTTTTTCTAAAGAAGATTTTTATCATCAGCTCAATAGTAAATATCCCGATTTTGTACAACGAATTCCTCAATATCTTATCGCTTCTTTCTTAGGATTTACTCCCGAATATTTAAGCGAAATAAGAAATAAAAAGCGTTCTTAA
- a CDS encoding carboxymuconolactone decarboxylase family protein has protein sequence MEKRVDINETAPQAYKAMYALEGYLATTQLSKTHKELLKIRASQINKCAYCINMHTTDALKNGETPQRIFLLNAWRETDLFTEEEKVILAITEEITLIHNHGLSDEVYKKATQLFDESYIAQLIMAVVTINAWNRIAISTNMQIEK, from the coding sequence ATGGAAAAGAGAGTCGACATTAACGAAACTGCCCCACAAGCCTATAAAGCAATGTACGCTTTAGAAGGGTATTTGGCAACCACACAATTATCAAAAACACATAAAGAATTACTAAAAATTCGTGCTTCGCAAATCAACAAATGTGCCTATTGCATCAATATGCATACCACAGATGCCCTAAAAAACGGAGAAACACCTCAACGTATATTTTTACTAAATGCTTGGCGTGAAACTGATTTATTTACTGAAGAAGAAAAAGTGATTTTGGCCATTACAGAAGAAATCACATTAATTCACAATCACGGATTATCTGATGAAGTGTATAAAAAAGCAACCCAACTTTTTGACGAAAGTTATATCGCCCAACTTATAATGGCTGTTGTGACTATAAATGCCTGGAACAGAATTGCGATTAGTACCAATATGCAAATCGAAAAATAA
- a CDS encoding AraC family transcriptional regulator — translation MRKTTRSIPVNPLAEEFDTGIAIREISFGDVHLSEETSHSHRHNYHFFLLQEKGTSIIEIDFENYDIKNSAVVYIHPNQVHRILKTNDVTCYILAMSSDRLNREYLELLEDLAPVHPLAVTTQNFSVIAHVTELCVNIFKNKQTKLYQPLLKDCCNALVALIISQYLEESNLTDKLSRFDSTTKAFKTILEKDFAVAKRPADYAKKLNISVAYLNECVKNATGFSVSHHIQQRVILEAKRLLHHSNKSVKEIASELNFDDYAYFSRLFSKVSGMTALAFRNKNHD, via the coding sequence ATGCGTAAAACGACAAGATCCATTCCTGTAAATCCATTAGCCGAAGAATTTGATACAGGTATTGCTATCAGAGAAATTTCATTTGGCGATGTACACCTTTCAGAAGAAACCAGTCACTCACACCGTCACAATTATCACTTCTTTTTATTACAAGAAAAAGGCACATCGATCATAGAAATTGATTTTGAAAATTATGATATAAAAAATTCGGCAGTCGTATACATTCATCCCAATCAGGTACACCGTATTCTGAAAACAAATGATGTGACCTGTTATATTCTAGCCATGAGTAGCGATCGGCTTAATCGCGAATATCTGGAATTACTCGAAGACCTCGCTCCTGTTCATCCTTTGGCTGTTACAACACAAAATTTCTCTGTCATAGCCCACGTAACAGAACTCTGCGTAAACATCTTTAAAAACAAACAAACCAAACTATACCAACCTTTGCTAAAAGATTGTTGCAACGCCTTAGTCGCCCTAATTATATCGCAATATTTAGAAGAATCTAATCTCACGGACAAACTTTCACGATTTGATAGCACAACCAAAGCCTTCAAAACGATATTAGAAAAGGATTTTGCAGTTGCCAAACGCCCTGCTGACTACGCAAAAAAGTTAAATATCTCGGTGGCTTACCTAAATGAATGTGTGAAAAATGCGACTGGCTTTTCAGTTTCACATCATATTCAGCAACGTGTTATTCTAGAAGCCAAACGCCTACTACATCATTCTAACAAATCTGTTAAGGAAATTGCTTCAGAATTAAACTTCGATGATTACGCCTATTTTTCCCGACTATTCAGCAAGGTTTCTGGAATGACCGCTTTAGCATTTCGAAACAAAAACCACGATTAG
- a CDS encoding cation diffusion facilitator family transporter — protein sequence MSHTHNHNHSPKDGLTLAFWLNLLFSIVEVIGGMAINSTAIIANAFHDFTDAIAIGLTVLLEKQSNKKRTPKFSYGFKRFSLLSALSMSIFLLIGAIFMSISAYKSFITPQIINSKGMLWLAVLGITINGLAFLKIKKSSEDSHQGEHSHEHQDEQSHSHSHNSKAVMLHLLEDVLGWAAVIVGAIVIHFTNWYWIDSLLTFAIAIFIGYNATSNLISTMKVLLQAVPENINIEELSNELQQINGVENIHDLHIWSLDGRYNIGSLHAVIKMEDQIQKDAIFSAIYKVMNEHKIQHPTIQIESNTNSCKLVNC from the coding sequence ATGTCACATACACACAACCATAATCATTCGCCCAAAGATGGCCTTACATTAGCCTTTTGGCTTAACCTCCTATTTTCGATTGTAGAGGTTATTGGCGGAATGGCCATCAACTCTACTGCGATTATTGCTAATGCCTTTCACGATTTTACAGATGCTATCGCCATTGGTTTAACAGTACTGCTAGAAAAACAATCCAATAAAAAACGTACCCCAAAATTCAGTTATGGATTCAAGCGATTTTCATTACTGTCTGCTCTAAGCATGTCTATTTTTCTGCTAATTGGTGCGATATTTATGTCTATCAGTGCCTATAAATCATTCATAACCCCCCAAATTATAAATAGCAAAGGAATGTTATGGTTGGCCGTTTTAGGTATCACTATCAATGGTCTTGCCTTTTTAAAAATAAAAAAATCAAGCGAAGATTCCCATCAAGGTGAGCACTCACACGAACATCAAGATGAACAGTCACACTCCCACTCACATAACAGCAAAGCCGTAATGTTACATTTGTTAGAAGACGTATTAGGCTGGGCAGCGGTTATAGTTGGTGCAATTGTAATCCATTTTACAAATTGGTATTGGATAGACAGCCTATTGACTTTTGCAATTGCAATTTTCATCGGCTACAATGCAACGAGTAACTTAATTAGTACCATGAAAGTGCTATTGCAAGCCGTTCCCGAAAACATCAATATTGAGGAATTATCCAATGAACTCCAACAAATCAATGGTGTCGAAAACATCCACGATCTGCACATTTGGAGCTTAGATGGGCGATACAATATTGGCTCACTACACGCTGTTATAAAAATGGAGGATCAAATTCAGAAAGATGCTATTTTTTCGGCCATTTATAAAGTAATGAACGAACACAAAATTCAACACCCAACCATACAAATTGAAAGTAATACAAATAGTTGTAAATTGGTAAACTGCTAA
- a CDS encoding AraC family transcriptional regulator: MILYIKNMVCNRCKMVVKTELDKLGISAQKVELGEVTIDTDLDTNKKEQLNQILLDLGFELIDDKKSRYIEKIKSVIIVLIHEQNNDLKITLSDYLSQNVYHDYFYLSNLFSEIEGTTIEKYFIAQKIERVKELLAYNELSLGEIAFQLNYSSVAHLSNQFKKVTGLSPSHFKNIRSGSRKSLDEV; the protein is encoded by the coding sequence ATGATTCTCTATATTAAAAATATGGTTTGTAACCGTTGTAAAATGGTAGTCAAAACAGAATTAGATAAACTTGGTATTTCGGCTCAAAAAGTGGAGTTGGGAGAAGTAACTATTGATACCGATTTAGATACCAATAAAAAAGAACAACTCAATCAAATTCTTTTAGATTTAGGTTTTGAATTAATCGATGATAAAAAAAGTAGATACATTGAAAAAATAAAATCGGTAATCATTGTATTAATACATGAGCAAAATAATGATTTGAAAATAACCTTATCTGATTATTTGAGTCAGAATGTGTATCATGATTATTTTTATCTTTCTAATCTTTTTTCTGAAATTGAAGGAACTACAATCGAAAAATATTTTATCGCCCAGAAGATAGAACGTGTAAAAGAATTACTGGCTTACAATGAATTGTCTTTGGGAGAAATTGCTTTTCAGCTGAATTATTCTAGTGTAGCGCATCTTAGTAATCAGTTTAAAAAAGTAACAGGGCTTTCACCAAGTCATTTTAAAAATATACGATCTGGTTCTAGAAAATCCTTGGATGAGGTATGA